One genomic segment of Trichococcus shcherbakoviae includes these proteins:
- a CDS encoding metallophosphoesterase — protein sequence MFTDKRLTEAYEKARVEYIDDTSNYVFLSDCHRGDGSLSDEFARNKNIFLYAMEYYYKNEFIYVENGDGDELWEHHEFKHIKNAHPEVFAILKRFYDEKRLIMIYGNHNIYLKNQWYVERNYFRNYDEYTEFFYDFLPGIRPIEALVLKDRNTKQEIFVVHGMQGDMPNDQLWYPTMLSLKYFWRFLHAFGVKSPTSPVKNMNKRHKIEKNYVKWIQKHEKMLICGHTHRFKYPKTKDLPYFNSGCCIYPTSITAIEITGGQIQLVRWKTRVNEDGLLQIKREVMRGPDPIEKFDIRASVKNGPATE from the coding sequence ATGTTTACGGATAAACGACTGACAGAAGCCTACGAAAAAGCGAGGGTCGAATACATCGACGATACATCCAATTATGTTTTTTTGAGTGACTGTCACAGAGGCGATGGGAGCTTATCAGATGAATTCGCAAGGAACAAAAATATTTTTTTGTATGCGATGGAATACTATTATAAGAATGAGTTCATATACGTTGAAAACGGGGACGGTGATGAACTGTGGGAACACCACGAATTCAAGCACATCAAAAATGCCCATCCGGAAGTATTCGCTATCCTGAAACGTTTCTATGACGAAAAACGTCTTATCATGATTTACGGGAACCACAATATCTATCTGAAAAATCAATGGTATGTGGAACGAAATTACTTCCGGAACTATGATGAGTATACCGAGTTCTTCTATGATTTCCTCCCTGGGATCCGACCAATCGAAGCATTGGTTTTGAAGGACCGGAATACGAAACAGGAAATATTCGTCGTCCACGGCATGCAGGGCGATATGCCTAACGATCAACTCTGGTACCCGACGATGCTTTCCCTGAAGTATTTTTGGCGGTTCCTGCACGCATTCGGCGTCAAGAGCCCGACAAGTCCCGTGAAAAATATGAACAAACGGCATAAAATCGAAAAAAACTACGTGAAGTGGATCCAGAAGCATGAAAAAATGCTGATCTGCGGCCATACGCACCGCTTCAAATATCCGAAGACCAAAGATTTGCCTTACTTCAATTCGGGTTGCTGCATCTATCCAACAAGCATCACTGCCATCGAGATCACCGGTGGCCAGATCCAATTGGTCAGATGGAAAACGCGCGTGAATGAGGACGGCCTGCTCCAGATCAAACGGGAAGTCATGCGCGGGCCGGATCCGATCGAAAAATTCGATATCCGGGCGAGTGTCAAAAATGGACCTGCCACTGAATAA